Proteins encoded by one window of Cheilinus undulatus linkage group 13, ASM1832078v1, whole genome shotgun sequence:
- the ttpa gene encoding alpha-tocopherol transfer protein — translation MDGPQLSELPDSSELVGPYVSSLRRRALQSAELSAVRTLSDGFLLRFLRARDFDVDLSLKLLLNYQRWRRDSPEISSCLSPSSVLDLLQTSYHAVLPQRDHTGSRVLIYRIGQWNPKDWSAIQVFRISLMTSEIISMETETQRRGLKAIFDLQGWSLGHALQVTPSMARKISSVLSDSFPLKVRGIHLVNEPLFFRPVFAMIRPFLPDKIKQRVHIHGADFHDSLSDFFSPHVLPPEYGGEGPGIKEACRDWTNQLFQAEKLLQQIASHPTGDISSPPGGSWISEDVDSDQLSER, via the exons ATGGACGGGCCTCAGCTCAGTGAGCTCCCGGACAGCTCGGAGCTCGTTGGGCCGTATGTGAGCAGCCTGAGGCGGAGAGCCCTGCAGTCTGCCGAGCTGTCCGCGGTCCGGACTCTCTCTGACGGCTTCCTCCTCAGGTTTCTGCGGGCCAGAGACTTCGACGTGGATCTCTCTCTGAAG ctCTTACTAAACTACCAGCGGTGGCGGCGGGACAGTCCTGAGATCAGTTCCTGCCTGTCCCCCTCCTCGGTGCTGGACCTCCTGCAGACATCCTATCATGCCGTCCTCCCACAGAGGGACCACACTGGCAGCAGGGTGCTCATATACCGGATCG gcCAGTGGAACCCCAAAGACTGGTCCGCCATCCAGGTGTTCAGGATCAGCTTGATGACATCAGAGATCATCTCCATggagacagagacacagaggcgGGGTCTAAAGGCCATATTTGACCTGCAGGGTTGGAGTTTAGGCCACGCCCTGCAGGTGACCCCTTCCATGGCCAGAAAGATCTCGTCTGTGCTGTCG GACTCGTTTCCACTGAAAGTGAGAGGGATCCATCTGGTCAACGAGCCTCTGTTCTTCCGGCCCGTCTTCGCCATGATTCGTCCTTTCCTGCCAGATAAAATCAAACAGAGG GTTCACATCCACGGCGCCGATTTCCACGACAGTCTGAGCGACTTCTTCTCGCCGCACGTCCTTCCTCCAGAGTACGGAGGGGAGGGGCCTGGCATCAAGGAAGCATGTCgggactggaccaatcagctcTTCCAGGCAGAGAAGCTCCTCCAACAGATTGCCAGTCACCCGACAGGAGACATCTCTAGTCCTCCAGGTGGCTCCTGGATCTCAGAGGATGTGGACTCTGACCAGCTCTCAGAGCGCTGA